One genomic region from Octopus sinensis linkage group LG13, ASM634580v1, whole genome shotgun sequence encodes:
- the LOC115218284 gene encoding uncharacterized protein LOC115218284 has protein sequence MVAVLGDDPPALLKVQKGVAIFRWEKESLEDNARSRRPVTDTTEENICCVPYMLMDDRRLIINQIANAISISCKRAENIVHNELVVTRMSSRWVPRILTTDQRTRLITSRENLTLFAEGPAGFFEYFL, from the coding sequence atggttgctgtATTAGGGGATGACCCTCCAGCTTTATTAAAAGTGCAAAAGGGGGTAGCAATATTTAGGTGGGAaaaggagagtcttgaagataacGCAAGGTCTAGACGTCCTGTAACTGACACCACCGAAGAAAACATTTGCTGTGTCCCCTACATGCTAATGGACGACAGGCGATtgattataaatcaaatagccaatgctattagcatatcctgtaAGAGAGCTGAAAATATCGTGCACAATGAACTCGTCGTGACAAGAATGTCTTCTCGGTGGGTGCCACGTATTCTGACAACTGATCAGCGCACCAGGTTGATCACATCACGGGAAAATTTGACATTATTCGCGGAAGGTCCTGCTGGTTTCTTTGAATATTTCCTTTAG